The Stigmatopora argus isolate UIUO_Sarg chromosome 1, RoL_Sarg_1.0, whole genome shotgun sequence genome segment GGTAAGCTCATGAAAAGTACCCACAATTTTGTCTGTCAAAACTAAAATTGGAGATTGACCACAATCATTCATTGTCGGGACGTTAGCCAACTTGTGACTTTAGGCTTCGTCAGCACTGGGATGGATAGTTTATACAGTGTATTTCACACCTAACATGTACCCGACCTTACAGATTGGGCTCAGTAAAGTGCGATATTTGATTCTGGATGAGGCTGATAAGATGTTGGATATGGGCTTTGAGCCTGATATACGTCGCCTGGTCGGTTTTCCCGGTATGCCACCCAAAGAGAATCGCCAGACTCTGCTCTTTAGTGCTACTTTCCCGGAAGACATCCAGAGGTTTGTCTTCTTATAACAATGTGGTGTCATCTTTCTTTTCATCTTTAAgaatctgtttatttttgtgttgtcCCTCACCTCTAAGCAAGATCTCAGGCAACACCTcagtttattgaattgaatgcttttattctcattatgcaattacagtcgtacctctacttacgaaattaattggttcaagaacttttttcgtaacttgaaaaattcGTAAGCAGAGCtacttttatatgtaaattatcttaatttgttccatggttctcacacaactaccaactaaatcctttaaaattggtcagtgtcccaattttggatgaaagatgcgagaaacaggaaaaatgacaaaattattAGAAAATTATTTCTTGATgtcttaaaaataatataatggccaaaaatccctgtgaaaatgtgtcctgcgccgctgaaatagttccctccgagACCTTGGAAAGCCATTACTTTTGTTTAAAAGGTTGGCTGCTGACTTCCTCAAGACGGACTACTTGTTCCTGGCTGTTGGCATAGTAGGCGGTGCTTGTAGTGATGTTGAGCAAACATTTGTCCAAGTCACCAAGTTCTCAAAGAAAGAGAAGCTTATTGATATTCTTAAAACCACaggtaaacaaaaaataataatttctggCCTGTTATTAGTTGTGGTAGTCATGAGTGTTGGCATGTGTAGGAAAGGAACGGGCAATGGTCTTTGTGAATACAAGGAGACAAGCGGATTTCATTGCCACTTTTCTGTGCATGGAGAAACTTCCAACCACAAGTATTCATGGGCAAGCATTTCTTCTTTCGACTTAGCACGCCTTCTTGCTTGAGCTGCTTCTTTCAACATATTTTGAATTCACTTGACATCGCAGGGATCGTGAACAGCGGGAGCGAGAGCAGGCCTTGGCTGACTTCCGGACCGGCAAATGTCCCATCCTCGTGGCAACGTCAGTTGCTGCCCGCGGCTTGGACATTTCGGATGTTCAGCACGTGGTGAACTTTGACCTGCCCCAAAACATCGATGAGTACGTCCACCGTATCGGCAGAACCGGCCGCTGTGGTAATGTTGGCAGGGCCGTGTCTTTCTACGATCCAGACGTCGATGGGCATCTAGCTCGCTCCCTGATCACGATCCTATCCAAGGTGAGGAACATTGATTAGCTCTTTGGACTCTACGCTGGCCTTAAGTAATCAACTCACTTTCTATTATGCATGATTTTCAATTCTTCGTAGGTGTCATGTTTGTCTTTGGCTGTAATGCAAATGTACCTGATAAAATTGACATAGTTGATCTCGTATGATCTGCAATTTGGTTTAACCACTTGGAAAAGCTACTTTGTGATGATTGGAtatggatttttgttgttgttacaggCCCAACAAGAAGTCCCCTCTTGGTTGGAAGAATCAGCATTTAGTGGAGGGGCTAAATGTTTTGGCCAGTTTGACTTCAGGAAGGTCATTCTCTTTTTGGGGCTTTTCTTTCCTAACTCTCAAGTTTGTCTTTCtaacctttttttctgtcttcagTTTCAAAGGGCAGGAGGTGAGAGCTCACCAGTCAACCAGGCTTCTGCAGCAGCAGCAACTGAGGATGATTGGGAGTAGAGATGTTTGAGTGCTTACCAAAAATTGGctcaatgtttaaaaacatctttcaagATTTTAATTTAGAGAAATATTTCTTTGTGTATTTTGTATTCGTTTAGTCaaagtatgtaaaaaaaaaagttgcatttattttattctacaTGTTTTATTCAGCATTTAAACTTGTCATTTAAGATTTTTGTTTACTTGGAtgacaaataaatatttgttcagAACCAAAACTATTTGAATGTATAATCACTGGTAAGGATATTATTTCATTTCAGATGTGGAAACAGTTTTGAGTTTAAACTAGATGCTGTAATGGTCATTTGGTAGAGACTTCCACAAGAACAACATTTTAACTATGTAGGCGCCTTAGTGGCCTTAAGCctgtaaacaaaaatgtggTTGAATACTTTCATATGTGATTATGTCGCCAGTAGATGCCGCCATTTAAAATGACATCCAGCCGTGGCAGCAGCACGAATGGCATTCTGGGATATGTATGTTAGCGCAGCGTGCTAGCATTGCGTCCTCCAAATTCAGCTCAAATTGGCCGACGACGATGACCCATGAGTGCGTGAAAGGAGCCATCTTCAGAGTTCGAATGGATTGGGACAGGCCTTCGCGAAGCCTCTGACGTACTGGCATTCAAAGGCACACTCGTTGTATGCAGACCGGCACCTAGCTGTTATTTCGCCAGTGCACTTGTTTGGAACTAGGCGGCGACCTGGCCGGGTTCACACCGGAAACCAAGGGCTTTCTTCCGCCCGAGTTTGCTACTCGGCCGCGGTGCATTCTGGGTCGTATTCGGTGTGAAAGCGAGCTAAATATGGCTGCTAACCTCAGGCAGCGGAAAGAGCCTTTGCATGAAAGCTTATGAATGAAGATTTTAATTGTAAATCCCTCTCCCCTGTCGCATCGGTCGCGCCGACCCATTCGTGGATGACTACACGTTTACTCGACGCAACCGAATTACAAACAAGTAAGGTTAAAGTCTCGTATGAATTCCGACGAGAAGGAGGACTGTGAGTGTGCGCCACCACAGGCCGACATTAGCCCAGAAGGAGGAGCTGACAGGTGGGTACGGGGCTAGGAAAGAGTCGGGGATGCTGGGAGTGCTAGATGGCTCCGTCCACAGCTGTATGTTGTTTTGCCACACTTTCCACTCCAAAGGGCTCAAACAATGCCATTGTAAAATCCATTCGACTATGCTTGCAATCGAAAAAAATTAAGCGAATTATTCTAAGTCAGTACATTCTATTTTCTATTAGCTTGCTACATCAGCTTGTTAAGACACGTCAATAACATTTCTCTATGCATGTTCCACCGTTATGGTTGTACATTAATTGCACTTAAGTCGGGTTTATTTCGAAAAAGACTTTGGTTGAAAGTCGTTCGGAACGCTTAGTCATTGCTATGTTCATTCGCCGAATGCTTAAGCCGGTTTCCGGTGCTGCGAACCAGGGATTCTGTTGTACCATAATGGTTTGGGCTTGTGTACTCACTTACACAGAATTTAGTGATGGGACGATGGGGCTGCATGTATGTACCGTTTAGACTCGCTGCCCAACTGTATTGATACTGTGTCACTGAATATTGACACCTGCAGGACAGTAAAAGTCCCTACAGGTAGTAAGTAAACTGACTGCTTTACCAGACAATACTAGTTCCATGACCACCAACACATTTTAGGCCATTTCAATTGCTTCTATATCAATCTGAGcaaaatttatttaaatgcaTAGTGAACATTTTTAGAATGCatattatataaatatgtgGTTATTCTCAGAACTCTAACTTGCTACACTTGCTGCAGGTAAAATGTTTCTTATTTGGAGTCACTTctgctttaaaataaataatctataaaaatGCATCTCATTGACCCCTCATTTAATTCTAGCCACAGAGTGACTCTGTGTCGCTCATAAGCGACAGTGACTGTTTCATTTATGTCATTATCGAAGCAGTACACGCCTTGACATGAGGCTTCGTCAATGAACTTGGTTCATGCACTGATGCATCAATGTTGCTGTAGCCATGActaatgtatgtgtgtgtgtattgtgtggatgtatatatatatatagtattaatAGCATTTTAAATAACTTTCATATATCTGTGCCTGTTTCAATAGACAATACGACGAGCCTGAAGTAGAAAACCCAGAAGCAAGCCGAATGTAAGTGACGTGCACAGCGCAAGAGCATAATACATGTATAAGTGGAAGAAGTACCTATTCTTAGTTGAACGTTATTGTCAGCGTGAAAATGATCCATCAAGTTCAGACTCCAGATGCTCGGTGCACAGTGATTAACACATTTGCGTCACAGTTTTGAGTTTATGGATTTGAATAGGTTGGCTGCCAAGTGGAAAACGTTTTCAGTGAAAACTAGACAAGAAATCATTAATGTGCAAAGGTTACGACAACCCGCATTTTCCCATTAATTGTAAAAGTTGAATATCATTTTatagttttccttttttatccTTATTAAGTCTTGCTTTTTTTGCTTTCCACACAGGAAGCGAGCGGCTGCCAAGCATCTAATAGAGCGCTATTACCACCAGTTAACAGAGGGTTGCGGGAATGAATCGTGCTCCAACTCATGGTGTGCCTCGTCTTCCGGCTTCCGCCGCATGGACAACAATGCGGCAGCTGTCAAAGCCCTGGAGCTCTACAAGGTTAATGCAAAACTATGTGACCCTCACCCCTCAAAGAAAGGTACAGCTTCAGTCTACCTGGAGAACTCGCCATGTAGCAATACCAAGATGAACCATAAAGATGTCCACTCTGTACGAGACAATTTCAAAGGTCAGCCTATGCTTGTTTACATATTTCTTGTCTATTTAGGCATATTTATGCTCTCTTATATATCGGCAACTAGTGTGTGAAATAGAATGGAGTAACAAATTAACAGTATTTTTATGcacttttggtgttttttcatggGGGAAGAACAAACAAACAGTGCAAAACAAGAAACACCGTCAGCTACTAGTCATTCTCAGATGCTCCAACTGAGCAGTCTGGCTCCCGCTCCCCATGACCTACATGGTTTGGCCTACTGGATAATGTCATGCATTATACCACTAGGCGAAATCCTGTAGAACATGGGTCTCCAAAATATTCCACAAAAAGCCAAAGTGGATGCTGGATTCCAATTGAACGAAAGAACACATTTTATATCAGTAAATTGTCTTACATTCAACATGCTTTGAAGTTATTTACTAATTCACGACTATTTGGGATTAAAGATGTCTCTTATCCTGTTTCTGTGCACTTTTCATTGCCATTCAGATGTTGTCATGTCTGATTGTGCAGATGTGAGTTACCTGACAGAGGAGAAAGTGTACGAGATCTTGGATCTTTGCGGTGAGAAAGAGGATTACTCCCCTCTCATCAGAGTAATCGGGCGAGTGTTCTCCAGTGCCGAGGTCCTGGTGCAGAGTTTTAGAAGGTCGAATCCACAAACCAAGGAGGAGCTCAAGTCCCTTCAGGAAAAGGACGAGGACAAAGATGAGGATGAAAAAGAGTCTGCCGCCTGCTCGACCACGGCCATGGAGGAGGACTCCTCGTCTTCTTCAACGTCGCGGCATGGGGAGGGGTCGTCGGCAGAGAACGCTAGCCAAAAGCTGGCCCCCGACGAGGTGACGGTAGACATTGAAGCGGTGCGCCGGGTGTACGAGCGCCTGCTGGCCAATGAAAAGATAGAAGCTGCTTTCTTAAACGCTCTGGTCTACCTCTCACCTAACGTAGAGTGTGACCTAACGTACCATAATGTTTATTCTCGTGACCCAAATTACCTGAACCTGTTTGTTATTGTGATGGAGAACAGCAACCTCCACAGCCCAGAATACTTGGAGATTGCCCTCCCACTGTTCTGCAAGGCCATGAGTAAACTCCCGCTGGCCGCTCAGGCCAAACTCTCTCGACTGTGGGCGCACTACAGCACCCAGCACATCCGCCGCATGGTGGAGACCTTCCAGCAGCTCATCACCTACAAGGTGATTAGCAACGAGTTCAACAGCCGCAACCTGGTGAACGATGACGACTCCGTGGTGGCGGCCACCAAGTGCTTGAAGATCGTCTACTATGCAAATGTGCTCGGCGGCGACCTTGATACGGAGCAcaatgaggatgaagatgaggagCCCATCCCGGAGTCTAGCGAGCTCAGCCTACAGGAGCTGCTGGGTGAGGAGAGACGGAACAAGAAGGGTCCTCGGGTGGACCCGCTGGAGACGGAGATGGGCATCCGCACCAACGACTGTCGACGGCCGCTCATTCCCTTTGAGGAGTTTGTTAATGAGCCCCTGAATGAGGTGTTGGAGATGGACAAGGACTACACTTTCTTTAAGGTtgaaactgaaaacaaattctcTTTCATGACGTGTCCTTTCATCCTTAATGCTGTCACCAAGAATCTAGGCCTGTACTATGACAACCGCATTCGCATGTACAGCGAGCGACGTATTACGGTGCTATACAGCTTAGTGCAGGGCCAGCAGCTCAATCCGTACCTGAGGCTAAAGGTCCGACGCGACCACATCATTGATGACGCTTTGGTCAGGGTATGTGTGGCCCGGTCTTATGCTTTCAGAGAGAAACCGTGTTGGTGACTGATGAAATCTACTTTTTAACAGCTGGAAATGATCGCAATGGAGAATCCTGCAGACTTGAAGAAGCAGCTGTATGTGGAGTTCGAAGGAGAGCAAGGGGTTGATGAAGGAGGCGTTTCCAAAGAGTTTTTTCAGCTTGTTGTCGAGGAGATCTTCAACCCAGATATTGGTAGGACATTACAGCCCAACTGAAATGACATTTAAACCCTTAGCCacaattttaatgcaaaatagAAATTTTGCACAAAGGATGAAAAAAGGACAAACTAAAAACACTTGAAAAAATTACATTGTACCCACTTTCAATATAAATGTTTGTGCAAACAATGGAACTTGGATAATTACATCCAAATTTATGAAAAATAAGGTAGACGAAaccattttaccacttttgcCACTTTAATATTATTAGActtattttcttcaaaaattcTGAATTGTTGTTGTAACTCCATATTAAATGACTTAACATTATACTACCAGAAATTGCCTCCCATAAAAATTGTTATCAATGTAGGACTAACATTTTGATTGGGCATGCAATCTAAATCTCATGTTGTAGGCAATCTTACATACTGATTTCACGTTATTGAAATTTGCAACTCAATATCGATGCTCAAAAAACAGGATTATGTGTCCAGTCTGAACTAATTTCATTATTCCTTTCTCTTTACAAAATATTGGACTCAAACAGAACTTTGCTGCTCAGCGGAAACAAGGCTTGGGTTCTAAAGCAAAAGTTGTTTTCTCTTGGCAGGCATGTTCACCTATGATGAACTCACCAAACTCTTTTGGTTCAACCCTTCATCATTTGAAAATGAAGGCCAGTACACACTGATTGGAATAGTCCTTGGCCTCGCCATCTACAACAACTGCATCTTGGATGTTCACTTTCCAATGGTGGTCTACAGGAAGCTAATGGGCAAGAAAGGAACTTTCAGGGATCTTGCCGATGCCAACCCTGTAAGTGTCCAGTTGTCCATCAACAAAGgcgaatgtttttatttaccaCCAGGCTTAATTTTTCTTCTATTGGCCAGATT includes the following:
- the ddx4 gene encoding putative ATP-dependent RNA helicase DDX4 isoform X1 translates to MKMDSFDELEYSTGGLHSHFSNRGRGRGGGFRGSFSSDFRGTGRGGPRGSRSDGEGTSGFGGGYRGENEDYFNKVDNKHSEPENMEDQTRPKVTYVPPALPEDEESVFAHYHQGINFNKYDEIPVDISGSNPPPGIMSFDEADLCASLLKNIVKSGYSKPTPVQKHAIPIISAGRDLMACAQTGSGKTAAFLLPILQQLLADGVAASSFSELQEPEAVIVAPTRELINQIFLEARKFAFGTCVRPVVVYGGVKTGFQLREISRGCNIICGTPGRLMDVIERGRIGLSKVRYLILDEADKMLDMGFEPDIRRLVGFPGMPPKENRQTLLFSATFPEDIQRLAADFLKTDYLFLAVGIVGGACSDVEQTFVQVTKFSKKEKLIDILKTTGKERAMVFVNTRRQADFIATFLCMEKLPTTSIHGDREQREREQALADFRTGKCPILVATSVAARGLDISDVQHVVNFDLPQNIDEYVHRIGRTGRCGNVGRAVSFYDPDVDGHLARSLITILSKAQQEVPSWLEESAFSGGAKCFGQFDFRKFQRAGGESSPVNQASAAAATEDDWE
- the ddx4 gene encoding putative ATP-dependent RNA helicase DDX4 isoform X2, which codes for MKMDSFDELEYSTGGLHSHFSNRGRGRGGGFRGSFSSDFRGTGRGGPRGSRSDGEGTSGFGGGYRGENEDYFNKDNKHSEPENMEDQTRPKVTYVPPALPEDEESVFAHYHQGINFNKYDEIPVDISGSNPPPGIMSFDEADLCASLLKNIVKSGYSKPTPVQKHAIPIISAGRDLMACAQTGSGKTAAFLLPILQQLLADGVAASSFSELQEPEAVIVAPTRELINQIFLEARKFAFGTCVRPVVVYGGVKTGFQLREISRGCNIICGTPGRLMDVIERGRIGLSKVRYLILDEADKMLDMGFEPDIRRLVGFPGMPPKENRQTLLFSATFPEDIQRLAADFLKTDYLFLAVGIVGGACSDVEQTFVQVTKFSKKEKLIDILKTTGKERAMVFVNTRRQADFIATFLCMEKLPTTSIHGDREQREREQALADFRTGKCPILVATSVAARGLDISDVQHVVNFDLPQNIDEYVHRIGRTGRCGNVGRAVSFYDPDVDGHLARSLITILSKAQQEVPSWLEESAFSGGAKCFGQFDFRKFQRAGGESSPVNQASAAAATEDDWE
- the LOC144077448 gene encoding ubiquitin-protein ligase E3A-like — its product is MNSDEKEDCECAPPQADISPEGGADRQYDEPEVENPEASRMKRAAAKHLIERYYHQLTEGCGNESCSNSWCASSSGFRRMDNNAAAVKALELYKVNAKLCDPHPSKKGTASVYLENSPCSNTKMNHKDVHSVRDNFKDVSYLTEEKVYEILDLCGEKEDYSPLIRVIGRVFSSAEVLVQSFRRSNPQTKEELKSLQEKDEDKDEDEKESAACSTTAMEEDSSSSSTSRHGEGSSAENASQKLAPDEVTVDIEAVRRVYERLLANEKIEAAFLNALVYLSPNVECDLTYHNVYSRDPNYLNLFVIVMENSNLHSPEYLEIALPLFCKAMSKLPLAAQAKLSRLWAHYSTQHIRRMVETFQQLITYKVISNEFNSRNLVNDDDSVVAATKCLKIVYYANVLGGDLDTEHNEDEDEEPIPESSELSLQELLGEERRNKKGPRVDPLETEMGIRTNDCRRPLIPFEEFVNEPLNEVLEMDKDYTFFKVETENKFSFMTCPFILNAVTKNLGLYYDNRIRMYSERRITVLYSLVQGQQLNPYLRLKVRRDHIIDDALVRLEMIAMENPADLKKQLYVEFEGEQGVDEGGVSKEFFQLVVEEIFNPDIGMFTYDELTKLFWFNPSSFENEGQYTLIGIVLGLAIYNNCILDVHFPMVVYRKLMGKKGTFRDLADANPILYQSLKELLEYTGSVEEDMMITFQISQTDLFGNPLMYDLRENGDKIPVTNENRKEFVAQYAEYMLNKSVEKQFKAFRRGFHMVTNESPLKYLFRPEEIELLICGSRNLDFLALEDTTEYDGGYNRDCRIIKEFWETLHSFGEEQKRLFLQFTTGTDRAPVGGLGKLKMIIAKNGPDTDRLPTSHTCFNVLLLPEYSSKEKLRERLLKAITYAKGFGML